In one window of Minwuia thermotolerans DNA:
- a CDS encoding patatin-like phospholipase family protein, translated as MTRPVAHPVLAEIERRRAGGPRDPDIRLALVIEGGGMRGVVCGGMVAGLEALGLTEVFDEVIGSSAGAIAGAYFVAGQAAFGTRIFYEEINNRRFIWKPRLFMRRPVVSVDFLLDDVCRDAKRLDWRAVLAARSRLVCVAANLDRECAAALTGFADDKALFAAMKASARIPAVAGPPVVIDGERHVDAGVFENIPLATADSRGATHVVALLTRPEDTPAPELERIERLLIVPWLDRQKPGLGAGYRLSPARYAGELARARGVAPCPDGAAVLAIAPTAARPEISNIEVDARILQQGALDGYTAVLDAFGRPAPTTPPAALRLDRLG; from the coding sequence ATGACCCGGCCCGTCGCCCACCCCGTCCTGGCGGAGATCGAACGCCGCCGGGCGGGCGGGCCGCGCGACCCGGACATCCGGCTGGCCCTGGTGATCGAGGGCGGCGGCATGCGCGGCGTGGTCTGCGGCGGCATGGTCGCGGGACTGGAAGCGCTGGGCCTCACCGAGGTCTTCGACGAGGTGATCGGCAGTTCCGCCGGGGCAATCGCCGGCGCCTATTTCGTCGCCGGTCAGGCCGCCTTCGGCACGCGCATCTTCTACGAGGAAATCAACAACCGCCGCTTCATCTGGAAGCCGCGGCTGTTCATGCGCCGGCCCGTGGTCTCGGTCGACTTCCTGCTGGACGATGTCTGCCGCGACGCCAAGCGGCTGGACTGGCGCGCCGTGCTGGCGGCCCGCTCGCGGCTGGTCTGCGTCGCCGCCAACCTCGACCGGGAATGCGCCGCGGCGCTGACCGGTTTCGCCGACGACAAGGCGCTGTTCGCGGCGATGAAGGCCAGCGCCCGCATCCCGGCCGTGGCCGGGCCGCCGGTCGTCATCGATGGCGAACGCCATGTCGACGCCGGCGTGTTCGAGAACATCCCGCTGGCCACCGCCGACAGTCGCGGCGCGACGCATGTGGTGGCGCTGTTGACCCGGCCCGAAGACACGCCGGCACCGGAACTGGAGCGGATCGAGCGCTTGCTGATCGTGCCCTGGCTCGACCGCCAGAAGCCGGGCCTCGGCGCCGGCTACCGCCTCTCGCCGGCGCGCTACGCCGGTGAACTGGCCCGCGCACGGGGTGTCGCCCCCTGCCCTGACGGGGCTGCCGTCCTGGCGATCGCGCCGACGGCGGCGCGGCCGGAGATCTCCAATATCGAGGTGGATGCGCGGATTCTGCAGCAGGGCGCGCTGGACGGCTACACGGCCGTCCTCGACGCGTTCGGCCGCCCGGCCCCGACCACACCGCCGGCGGCGCTGCGCCTCGACCGCCTCGGCTAG
- a CDS encoding CHAT domain-containing protein — MTLPVLVRLFAAAALLLAAAACSMHIETPPIEPMNPEPELSETRKARLAAIDLGDKAPPMPAIEELRIPPIDPDVRLPRAGEKTAFGLTVTPELEQLWRAALDKDWQYWEARLQEAEASLPDTPEAKFFLQSLRIQTLIHAGRTDDVFIALETFRDMEYALFGDNAETLSQYGQVHFWLGEPDKAIGYYTQLLADAGDWWIPDFFYGIPDNTGTVTRIAKAMARAYIGMAGAYLMKHDYAKAVHWGQRGLERQQQVIRLTQHPVFGLVVKADAHLYEGEAWLLTFLGSARIGLTGDVEGNRPILEKAEAYFEQAQYRWSDLVVKSISDYALYDIGLKPQATDLIGVLPAPAPATAERLSRAVRFRPDDLTAREDMTLPVPARHTIALPGEGEVNSYDFVVTPALARVNDAFLAGEYETALDHLDDAAIEADGPLQRWHASFSRARTLIAAGRAADAEAELARTEALEIAYFGTNLGSRALRGEVRFWLGDYEAAIRDELSVVEALGDFRAPTLFVFPPQIPQLALMNRAQFRAYLVIANALMFQSDYAAALPWAEAAEQLFEESHYAWQHQLYSAYLKLDADMFYGRGVNLAVIAAARMQDGGDTQRADRTFASARAYLQAMGYDAGVSIVEAVRARALLDAGEPAKAETVAAAAAEQAARRGLAGMLWQLQALRGEALLALGRPAEAESAYRAAQLGIEGVTGALSTDSAKRRFGVGKDEVTRVLADLALARGDLDAAFADLERGRARAFVDMLGRRSVAEGRQAELVERIRGVSDAIRRQRIVNAAPGAGTAEGVTRVAGLMDDRAALVTELRRRDPEMADVLNVSSRPLAEIRGRLAPQDRLLYALPAADGGEPIRFLDIRRGGVALGTTAMTGDELERALTPFASDEPLRHAPAQTAAARTITEGLGLDGGADSGVLYVVPSGPLYFVPWGALAIERPVVVLPTGGWLARGAEGRSRVRRAAIVGDPHLGTSWVSLPGARTEAEDIGRLYRAETLLGGQATETALRAAVGDGVGVLHLATHGLFDARDPLASAILLSDGTGQAPLTAARLFEQPLAADLVVLSACETGLGAATAGDDFLGLARSFYLGGARAVVNSLWPVHDRPTRIFMTEFHRLARGGDYGGAWLAARDRLRAEGFPPSVYGAFVLGGAASG; from the coding sequence ATGACGCTTCCTGTCCTGGTCCGGCTCTTCGCCGCCGCGGCCCTGCTGCTGGCGGCCGCTGCGTGCTCGATGCACATCGAGACGCCGCCGATCGAACCCATGAACCCCGAGCCGGAGCTGTCGGAGACCCGCAAGGCCAGGCTGGCGGCGATCGACCTGGGTGACAAAGCCCCGCCCATGCCGGCCATCGAGGAACTCCGCATCCCGCCGATCGATCCGGATGTGCGTCTGCCCCGGGCCGGCGAGAAGACCGCCTTCGGCCTGACGGTGACGCCGGAGCTCGAGCAGCTCTGGCGGGCGGCTCTGGACAAGGACTGGCAGTACTGGGAGGCCCGGCTGCAGGAGGCCGAGGCCTCACTGCCCGACACGCCGGAGGCGAAGTTCTTCCTGCAGTCGCTGCGCATCCAGACGCTGATCCATGCGGGCCGGACCGACGACGTGTTCATCGCGCTCGAGACCTTCCGGGACATGGAGTACGCCCTTTTCGGCGACAACGCCGAGACGCTTTCCCAGTACGGCCAGGTGCATTTCTGGCTGGGCGAGCCCGACAAGGCGATCGGCTACTACACCCAGCTTCTCGCCGACGCGGGCGACTGGTGGATCCCGGATTTCTTCTACGGCATCCCCGACAACACCGGCACGGTGACCCGCATCGCCAAGGCCATGGCGCGGGCCTATATCGGCATGGCCGGCGCCTACCTGATGAAGCACGACTACGCGAAGGCGGTGCACTGGGGCCAGCGCGGGCTGGAACGCCAGCAGCAGGTCATCCGGCTGACGCAGCATCCGGTCTTCGGGCTGGTGGTGAAGGCCGACGCCCATCTCTATGAGGGCGAGGCCTGGCTGCTGACCTTCCTCGGCTCCGCCAGGATCGGCCTGACCGGCGACGTTGAAGGCAACCGCCCGATCCTCGAGAAGGCCGAGGCCTATTTCGAACAGGCGCAGTACCGCTGGAGCGATCTGGTGGTGAAGTCGATCAGCGACTATGCGCTCTACGACATCGGCCTGAAGCCGCAGGCGACCGACCTCATCGGCGTGCTGCCCGCGCCGGCGCCGGCGACGGCGGAACGCCTGTCCCGGGCCGTGCGCTTCCGCCCCGACGATCTGACCGCGCGCGAGGACATGACGCTCCCCGTCCCGGCCCGCCACACCATCGCGCTGCCCGGCGAGGGCGAGGTGAACAGCTACGACTTCGTCGTCACGCCGGCGCTGGCGCGCGTCAACGACGCCTTCCTGGCCGGCGAGTACGAGACCGCGCTGGATCACCTGGACGACGCCGCGATCGAGGCCGACGGACCGCTGCAGCGCTGGCACGCCTCCTTCAGCCGGGCGCGCACGCTCATCGCCGCCGGCCGGGCGGCGGACGCCGAGGCGGAGCTTGCGCGGACCGAGGCATTGGAGATCGCCTACTTCGGCACCAACCTGGGCAGCCGGGCGCTGCGCGGCGAGGTGCGGTTCTGGCTGGGCGACTACGAGGCCGCGATCCGCGACGAGCTGTCGGTCGTCGAGGCCCTGGGCGACTTCCGCGCGCCTACGCTGTTCGTCTTTCCGCCTCAGATCCCGCAGCTCGCGCTGATGAACCGGGCGCAGTTCCGGGCCTATCTGGTCATCGCCAACGCGCTGATGTTCCAGAGCGACTACGCCGCCGCCCTGCCCTGGGCCGAGGCCGCCGAGCAGCTGTTCGAGGAAAGCCACTACGCCTGGCAGCACCAGCTCTACAGCGCCTATCTGAAGCTGGACGCGGACATGTTCTACGGCCGCGGCGTGAACCTGGCGGTGATCGCGGCGGCGCGGATGCAGGATGGCGGCGACACCCAACGCGCCGACCGGACCTTCGCCTCCGCCCGCGCCTATCTGCAGGCCATGGGTTATGACGCCGGCGTTTCAATCGTCGAGGCGGTCCGCGCCCGGGCCCTGCTCGACGCCGGAGAGCCCGCAAAAGCCGAGACGGTCGCCGCCGCGGCCGCCGAACAGGCCGCGCGGCGCGGCCTCGCCGGTATGTTGTGGCAGCTTCAGGCGCTCCGCGGCGAGGCGCTGCTGGCGCTCGGCCGGCCGGCGGAGGCCGAGAGCGCCTACCGCGCCGCGCAGCTCGGCATCGAAGGCGTCACCGGCGCGCTCTCCACCGACAGCGCCAAGCGCCGCTTCGGCGTCGGCAAGGACGAGGTGACGCGCGTCCTCGCGGATCTCGCCCTGGCGCGCGGCGATCTGGACGCGGCATTCGCCGATCTGGAACGTGGCCGGGCCCGCGCCTTCGTCGACATGCTGGGCCGGCGGAGCGTGGCCGAGGGACGCCAGGCGGAACTGGTGGAGCGCATCCGCGGCGTCTCCGACGCCATCCGCCGCCAGCGCATCGTCAATGCCGCGCCTGGCGCCGGCACGGCCGAAGGGGTCACCCGCGTCGCCGGGCTGATGGACGACCGGGCGGCGCTGGTGACGGAACTGCGCCGACGCGATCCCGAGATGGCCGACGTTCTGAACGTCTCCAGCCGGCCGCTGGCCGAGATACGCGGCCGGCTCGCCCCGCAGGACCGCCTGCTCTATGCCCTGCCGGCCGCCGACGGCGGCGAGCCGATCCGCTTCCTGGACATCCGCCGCGGCGGCGTCGCGCTCGGGACGACGGCGATGACCGGAGACGAACTGGAGCGGGCGCTGACGCCCTTCGCCTCCGACGAGCCGTTGAGGCATGCGCCGGCGCAGACGGCGGCGGCGCGGACGATCACCGAGGGGCTCGGCCTCGATGGCGGCGCGGACAGCGGCGTCCTCTATGTGGTGCCGAGCGGTCCGCTCTATTTCGTGCCGTGGGGCGCGCTCGCGATCGAACGACCCGTGGTCGTACTGCCCACGGGCGGCTGGCTCGCCCGGGGCGCCGAAGGTCGGAGTCGCGTCCGCCGGGCGGCCATCGTCGGCGACCCGCATCTCGGCACCAGCTGGGTTTCCCTGCCGGGCGCCCGGACCGAGGCGGAAGACATCGGCCGGCTCTACCGCGCCGAGACGCTGCTTGGGGGCCAGGCGACCGAGACCGCGCTCCGCGCTGCGGTCGGCGACGGCGTCGGCGTGCTCCACCTGGCGACGCATGGCCTGTTCGACGCCCGCGATCCGCTGGCCTCGGCCATCCTGCTCAGCGACGGGACCGGCCAGGCGCCGCTCACCGCCGCGCGCCTGTTCGAGCAGCCGCTGGCCGCCGATCTGGTCGTGCTGTCGGCCTGCGAAACCGGCCTGGGCGCGGCGACGGCGGGCGACGATTTCCTGGGGCTTGCGCGCAGCTTCTATCTCGGCGGCGCGCGGGCCGTGGTGAACAGCCTCTGGCCGGTGCACGACAGGCCGACGCGGATCTTCATGACCGAGTTCCACCGTCTCGCCCGCGGCGGCGACTACGGCGGCGCCTGGCTGGCCGCCCGCGACCGGCTCAGGGCCGAGGGTTTCCCGCCTTCGGTCTACGGCGCGTTCGTGCTCGGCGGCGCGGCTTCCGGCTGA
- a CDS encoding adenylate/guanylate cyclase domain-containing protein, giving the protein MPGGWRRWTLGLLVAGAAAAASLGMFGGLPPFAALEGGLTDRLQAVARPPAPAQHPGISVVAITEATMARLPYRSPVDRGFLADMLEAIRDAGVRSVAFDILFDQPTEPEKDLRLAKAIRDFPAPVVVAWGDARAGLTEKQQAWLESFIEASGAEPGAAGLLFDGDGIVRRHVPVDAASGMRSLPAAAVASEARAPEIIDWLGRTADGKEPFQILPAHGLPLMAARPAVLRNWLEGRAVLIGADLPQQDRHRTALSADPEAPASLPGVIVHAHVTAQMLDGRALDGTGRTGALAIALAAGLLGAAVGFSGRPFWQQALAGLVLPAAWLAAALQAIRAEDLLLPIAPTAAAFVLAFAAAGSLDALRNRREKRFIRNAFAHYVAPQLVDALAAAPERLKLGGERRRLSFLFTDIAGFTSMSEKLPAAELTALLNAYLDGMSRIVLDHGGTLDKFIGDAVVALFGAPVDQPDHARRAIDCALALDVFAEDFRHRHVADGLGVTRIGVHSGEATVGNFGGERRFDYTAMGDAMNTAARLEGANKSFGTRVAISGAALEAAGDPEALPSLRPVGQVVLKGKKTPVAVFAPLDGLQREDAACYLLAMEALDNAPEEAARRFAELGRRHPADPLIALHLARLAAGERGSTFELREK; this is encoded by the coding sequence TTGCCCGGCGGATGGCGGCGCTGGACGCTCGGCCTGCTGGTCGCCGGGGCCGCGGCGGCGGCGTCGCTCGGCATGTTCGGCGGCCTGCCGCCGTTCGCCGCCCTGGAAGGCGGACTGACCGACCGCCTGCAGGCCGTGGCGCGGCCCCCGGCCCCCGCCCAGCATCCGGGGATTTCGGTCGTCGCCATCACCGAGGCGACGATGGCGCGCCTGCCCTACCGCTCGCCCGTGGACCGGGGCTTTCTGGCGGACATGCTGGAGGCCATCCGCGACGCCGGGGTGCGCAGCGTCGCCTTCGACATCCTGTTCGACCAGCCGACCGAGCCGGAGAAGGACCTCCGCCTGGCGAAGGCGATCCGCGACTTTCCTGCGCCCGTCGTCGTGGCCTGGGGCGACGCCCGCGCCGGGCTGACGGAGAAGCAGCAGGCCTGGCTGGAATCCTTCATCGAGGCCAGCGGCGCCGAGCCGGGCGCGGCGGGTCTGCTGTTCGACGGCGACGGGATCGTCCGCCGTCACGTCCCCGTCGATGCGGCGTCGGGCATGCGCTCCCTGCCGGCCGCGGCGGTGGCATCGGAAGCGCGGGCGCCGGAGATCATCGACTGGCTGGGCCGCACCGCCGACGGCAAGGAGCCGTTCCAGATCCTGCCCGCGCACGGCCTGCCGCTGATGGCGGCCCGGCCGGCCGTGCTGCGCAACTGGCTGGAGGGCCGGGCGGTGCTGATCGGCGCCGACCTGCCGCAGCAGGACCGCCACCGCACCGCGCTTTCGGCCGACCCGGAAGCCCCGGCCAGTCTGCCGGGCGTCATCGTCCACGCCCATGTCACGGCCCAGATGCTGGACGGCCGCGCGCTCGACGGAACCGGGCGCACGGGCGCGCTGGCCATCGCCCTGGCGGCGGGACTGCTCGGCGCGGCGGTCGGATTCAGCGGGCGTCCCTTCTGGCAGCAGGCGCTGGCGGGCCTGGTCCTGCCGGCCGCCTGGCTCGCCGCCGCGCTTCAGGCCATCCGCGCCGAGGACCTGCTGCTGCCGATCGCCCCGACGGCCGCCGCCTTCGTGCTCGCCTTCGCCGCCGCCGGCAGCCTCGATGCGCTGCGCAACCGGCGCGAGAAGCGCTTCATCCGCAACGCCTTCGCCCACTACGTCGCGCCGCAGCTGGTCGACGCGCTGGCCGCCGCGCCGGAGCGGCTGAAGCTGGGCGGCGAGCGGCGCAGGCTGAGCTTCCTGTTCACAGACATCGCCGGCTTCACCTCGATGAGCGAGAAGCTGCCCGCCGCGGAACTGACGGCGCTGCTCAACGCCTATCTGGACGGCATGAGCCGCATCGTCCTGGACCATGGCGGCACGCTGGACAAGTTCATCGGCGATGCGGTCGTGGCGCTGTTCGGCGCGCCGGTCGATCAGCCCGACCATGCCCGCCGTGCCATCGATTGCGCGCTGGCGCTGGACGTCTTCGCCGAGGACTTCCGCCACCGCCATGTCGCCGACGGTCTGGGCGTGACCCGGATCGGGGTGCACAGCGGCGAGGCGACGGTGGGTAATTTCGGCGGCGAGCGGCGCTTCGACTACACGGCAATGGGCGACGCCATGAACACCGCCGCCCGGCTGGAGGGGGCGAACAAGAGCTTCGGCACCCGGGTGGCGATCAGCGGCGCCGCACTCGAAGCCGCCGGCGACCCGGAGGCATTGCCGTCGCTGCGCCCGGTGGGCCAGGTGGTGCTGAAGGGCAAGAAGACGCCGGTCGCGGTCTTCGCCCCGCTCGACGGGCTACAGCGCGAGGACGCCGCGTGCTATCTCTTGGCCATGGAAGCGCTCGACAACGCGCCCGAGGAGGCGGCGCGGCGGTTTGCGGAACTGGGCCGGCGGCACCCGGCAGACCCGCTGATCGCCCTGCATCTCGCACGGCTGGCGGCCGGCGAGCGCGGCTCGACCTTCGAACTGAGGGAGAAGTGA
- a CDS encoding transglutaminase family protein — MTRLTVRHRTAYRYRVPVAPGPHRLILRPRESRTLQLHAHELEISPAATVTWANDVAGNAIATATFREPTDTLIIDSTAELTLDADRWPVFDIDASAASYPFLLSEDEMTDLGALRLQAYLDPAGRLREWAEGFVAGAGTDTLSLLKDIGNGVAARIAYEEREDDAAQSPVETLARGRGSCRDFAVLFVDAVRSLGFGARIVSGYLYDPDRDAIGSAGAGSTHAWAEVYVPGAGWIMFDPTNRSVGGFNLIPTAVARHIRQTMPVSGSFAGGADAFEALEVAVTVAPAPA; from the coding sequence ATGACCCGGCTGACGGTGCGGCACCGCACGGCCTACCGCTACCGCGTTCCGGTCGCGCCGGGTCCGCACCGGCTGATCCTGCGTCCGCGGGAGAGCCGCACGCTGCAGCTGCATGCGCACGAGCTGGAAATCTCACCGGCCGCCACCGTGACCTGGGCCAACGACGTCGCCGGCAACGCCATCGCGACGGCCACGTTCCGCGAACCCACCGACACCCTGATCATCGACAGCACCGCCGAGCTGACGCTCGACGCCGACCGCTGGCCGGTCTTCGACATCGACGCTTCGGCGGCCAGCTATCCGTTCCTGCTGAGCGAGGACGAGATGACCGATCTCGGCGCGCTGCGCCTGCAGGCCTATCTCGATCCCGCCGGGCGGCTGCGCGAATGGGCTGAGGGTTTCGTCGCCGGCGCGGGCACCGACACCCTGTCGCTGCTCAAGGACATCGGCAACGGCGTCGCCGCCCGGATCGCGTATGAGGAGCGCGAGGACGACGCCGCGCAGTCGCCCGTCGAGACGCTGGCTCGCGGCCGGGGGTCGTGCCGCGATTTCGCGGTGCTGTTCGTGGATGCCGTGCGCAGCCTGGGGTTCGGCGCGCGGATCGTCTCCGGCTACCTCTACGATCCCGACCGGGACGCGATCGGTTCCGCCGGCGCCGGCTCGACCCACGCCTGGGCCGAGGTCTACGTCCCCGGGGCCGGCTGGATCATGTTCGATCCGACCAACCGCAGCGTGGGCGGCTTCAACCTGATCCCGACCGCGGTGGCGCGCCATATCCGCCAGACGATGCCGGTGTCGGGCAGCTTCGCCGGCGGCGCGGACGCGTTCGAGGCGCTGGAGGTAGCCGTGACCGTAGCGCCCGCGCCGGCATAG
- a CDS encoding fatty acid desaturase, which yields MSPQADLRRHTRRFQAPVPRKGIAQTLTSFGGFFATCAAMYLLSGYSHWAALALAPLAAGFLVRIFIIQHDCGHYAFFGGRRANAIVGFACSLLTLAPFASWRRQHAGHHGIWNDLDRRQSGADIYSSCLTVAEYRALSPVRRAWYRATRHPLVANVLLPPLVFIGLFRFPFDTPRTWKRERRAVHITNLALIAMFGGLGLLLGFGEVATVQLPVMVLASIIGVWLFSVQHRGENTIWARNADWDPVTASMRSSTYLRLPAVLRWFTGNIGYHHVHHLNPRVPNYRLRECHESEPALRDVPTLSLRDGFRAIQYSLWDEARGRMVTFREAAAAGQRK from the coding sequence ATGAGCCCACAAGCCGACCTTCGCCGCCACACGCGGCGATTCCAGGCGCCTGTCCCGCGCAAGGGCATCGCCCAGACGCTCACGTCCTTCGGCGGCTTTTTCGCCACCTGCGCGGCGATGTACCTCCTGAGCGGATATTCCCACTGGGCGGCGCTGGCGCTGGCGCCGCTGGCCGCGGGCTTCCTGGTGCGCATCTTCATCATCCAGCACGACTGCGGACACTACGCGTTCTTCGGCGGACGCCGGGCGAATGCGATCGTCGGATTCGCCTGCAGCCTGCTGACCCTGGCCCCCTTTGCCTCCTGGCGCCGGCAACATGCGGGCCACCACGGTATCTGGAACGATCTCGACCGCCGTCAGAGCGGCGCCGACATCTATTCGTCCTGCCTGACGGTCGCGGAGTACCGGGCGCTCAGTCCCGTGCGCCGCGCCTGGTACCGGGCGACCCGCCACCCGCTCGTCGCCAACGTGCTGCTGCCGCCGCTGGTGTTCATCGGCCTGTTCCGGTTCCCGTTCGACACGCCGCGAACCTGGAAGCGCGAACGCCGCGCAGTTCACATCACCAACCTTGCGCTCATCGCCATGTTCGGCGGACTGGGCCTGCTGCTGGGCTTCGGCGAAGTGGCGACCGTGCAGCTGCCGGTCATGGTTCTCGCGTCGATCATCGGCGTCTGGCTGTTTTCCGTCCAGCACCGCGGCGAGAACACGATCTGGGCCCGGAACGCCGACTGGGATCCGGTCACGGCGTCGATGCGGAGTTCGACCTATCTGCGGCTGCCGGCCGTTCTGCGCTGGTTCACCGGCAATATCGGCTATCACCATGTCCATCACCTGAACCCGCGCGTGCCCAACTACCGGCTTCGGGAATGCCACGAATCGGAGCCGGCGCTGCGCGACGTGCCCACCCTGTCGCTCCGGGACGGATTCCGCGCCATTCAGTACAGCCTCTGGGACGAGGCGCGCGGCCGCATGGTCACATTCCGCGAGGCGGCCGCAGCGGGGCAGCGGAAATGA
- a CDS encoding tyrosine-type recombinase/integrase, producing the protein MSGSPQDFLRSARRAWLDWLEHERRLAARTLAAYAADFDDLTDFLTGHLGGPVGREALAALRPADLRAWLAARRRRGVGAASNARAIAAVRSFFRRMDQIGRLSNPAAQSLEPPRSPRRLPKPVSEAAARALVDGPVATRRDWQALRDRAVLLLLYGAGLRISEALALTVDDAPLGPAVTVDGKGGRARRVPLLGIIGEAVEDYRRACPHEETPGRALFLGARGGALRPEIVQAAVRRLRGALGLPETVTPHALRHSFATHLLGGGGDLRAIQELLGHASLSTTQLYTEVDAEALWETYRRARPRLDRGGG; encoded by the coding sequence GTGAGCGGGAGCCCCCAGGACTTCCTCCGATCGGCCCGCCGGGCCTGGCTCGACTGGCTGGAGCACGAACGCCGCCTGGCGGCGCGGACGCTCGCCGCCTACGCCGCCGACTTCGACGATCTGACGGACTTCCTGACCGGCCATCTGGGCGGCCCTGTCGGCCGCGAGGCGCTGGCCGCGCTCCGGCCGGCGGATCTGCGCGCCTGGCTTGCCGCCCGGCGCCGGCGCGGCGTCGGCGCGGCCTCCAACGCGCGCGCCATCGCGGCGGTCCGCAGCTTCTTCCGCCGCATGGACCAGATCGGCCGGCTGAGCAATCCGGCCGCCCAGTCGCTGGAGCCGCCCCGCAGTCCCCGCCGCCTGCCCAAGCCGGTTTCCGAAGCGGCGGCGCGGGCGCTGGTCGACGGGCCGGTGGCGACGCGCCGGGACTGGCAGGCGCTGCGCGACCGGGCCGTGCTGCTGCTGCTCTACGGCGCCGGGCTGCGCATCTCGGAGGCGCTGGCGCTGACCGTCGACGACGCGCCGCTCGGCCCCGCGGTTACGGTGGACGGCAAGGGCGGGCGGGCGCGGCGCGTGCCGCTGCTCGGGATCATCGGGGAGGCGGTCGAGGACTATCGCCGCGCCTGCCCGCACGAGGAGACGCCGGGCCGGGCGCTGTTCCTCGGCGCCCGCGGCGGCGCGCTCAGGCCGGAGATCGTGCAGGCCGCGGTGCGGCGGCTCCGGGGCGCGCTCGGCCTGCCGGAGACCGTGACGCCGCATGCGCTCCGCCACAGCTTCGCCACCCATCTGCTGGGCGGCGGCGGCGACCTGCGCGCGATCCAGGAGCTGCTCGGCCACGCCTCGCTCTCGACCACCCAGCTCTACACCGAAGTCGACGCCGAAGCGCTGTGGGAGACCTACCGCCGGGCCCGGCCGCGCCTGGACCGCGGCGGCGGATGA
- a CDS encoding RidA family protein encodes MKPEMIVPDGQGWAPKHFHMAPATRAKGMIWMSGVVANQSEAGDGAMEAAIEQAFETIGQTLAAAGSDWDHVVDITSYHTDLDGQMKTFMAVKDRYLKGPDYPAWTAISITALAIPTGVVEIKVTAVEKDG; translated from the coding sequence ATGAAACCCGAAATGATCGTGCCCGACGGACAGGGCTGGGCGCCGAAGCACTTCCACATGGCGCCTGCGACGCGCGCGAAGGGCATGATCTGGATGTCCGGCGTGGTCGCCAACCAGAGCGAGGCGGGCGACGGCGCCATGGAGGCCGCGATCGAGCAGGCCTTCGAGACCATCGGCCAGACGCTCGCGGCGGCGGGCAGCGACTGGGACCACGTGGTCGACATCACCTCCTACCACACCGATCTGGACGGCCAGATGAAGACCTTCATGGCGGTCAAGGACCGCTATCTGAAGGGGCCGGACTACCCGGCCTGGACGGCGATCTCCATCACCGCGCTGGCCATCCCGACGGGCGTCGTGGAGATCAAGGTCACCGCCGTCGAGAAGGACGGGTGA
- a CDS encoding DUF484 family protein, which yields MAARRPGKNPPDGPTEDEVADFLARHPDFLNRRPELLRRLAPPSRFEEAPGDGAEIVDMQGFMVTRLQQDLARTRDSHDELIQSARSNLSSQALIHQAVLALLDARDFEELIHTVTHDLPLLLDVDASSLCIESDGTPASRTQGVYVLPVGAVDQALGPERRVLLRERAEDTERMFGPAAALVRSDALVRLTPNSHAPVALLALGSREGGRFHPGQGTELLAFMAEVLERCLRKWLNLPAA from the coding sequence GTGGCCGCCCGGCGCCCCGGAAAGAACCCGCCAGACGGCCCGACCGAGGACGAGGTCGCCGACTTCCTGGCCCGCCATCCCGACTTCCTGAACCGCCGGCCGGAGTTGCTGCGCCGGCTGGCGCCGCCGTCCCGCTTCGAAGAGGCCCCGGGCGACGGCGCGGAGATCGTCGACATGCAGGGCTTCATGGTGACGCGCCTGCAGCAGGATCTGGCCCGCACCCGCGACAGCCATGACGAACTGATCCAGTCCGCGCGCTCCAACCTGTCCAGCCAGGCCCTGATCCACCAGGCGGTGCTGGCCCTGCTCGACGCCCGCGACTTCGAGGAACTGATCCACACCGTCACCCACGACCTGCCGCTGCTGCTCGACGTGGACGCGTCTTCGCTCTGCATCGAATCGGACGGCACGCCGGCTTCGCGGACCCAGGGCGTCTACGTCCTGCCCGTGGGCGCCGTCGACCAGGCGCTGGGGCCGGAGCGCCGCGTGCTGCTGCGCGAGCGGGCCGAGGACACGGAACGGATGTTCGGCCCGGCGGCGGCGCTGGTCCGCTCCGACGCGCTGGTCCGGCTGACGCCGAACAGCCACGCCCCGGTGGCGCTGCTGGCGCTGGGCAGCCGGGAGGGGGGCCGCTTCCACCCCGGCCAGGGCACCGAACTGCTCGCCTTCATGGCCGAAGTGCTGGAAAGATGCCTGCGCAAATGGTTGAATCTTCCCGCGGCCTGA